DNA from Methylobacterium currus:
ATGATGTCGCGCAGGAGCACCCGGCCGTCGACGAGCTCGTCGCGCCAGATGATGATGGCCTGGAAGGTCAGCGGGCTCTCGCACAGGCCGGCGATCATCGCCTCGCGCCCGGCCTCGATCCGCTTGGCGATCGCGATCTCGCCCTCGCGGGAGAGAAGCTCGACCGAGCCCATCTCGCGCAGGTACATCCGGACGGGATCGTCGGTGCGATCCGTCGGCTCCTTGGCGGTCTCGGCGCGCAGGGCCACCGGGCGGGCGGCGGCGACCTCGGCCACCTCGCCACCTTCGCTGGCCTCCTCTTCCTCGGCCCCTTCTTGAGGCGCGTTCTCGCCCTGCTGGTCGTCGGCCTCCTCGGCCTCGACCACGTTGACGCCCAGCTCGGACAGCTGGCCCAGCACGTCCTCGATCTGCTCGGAGGTGAATTCCTCCTGGGGAAGCACCTCGTTCAGCTCGTCATAGGTGACGTAGCCACGCTTCTTGGCGAGCTTGATCATCCGCTTGACGGAGGCATCCGTCAGGTCGAGGAGCGGGCCGTCGGTCTGCTGCTCGGGGGCCGCCTCGGTCTCGTCTCGTTCCGTTGCCTTCGTCGCCATGCTCAGCCTATGCTTCCCGGTGTCGGCAGTGCCCGGGCGGGGGAGGCTCCCGCCATGCCGGCACCGTGATGTCTCGTCGGACGGCGCACGAGCCGCCCCAGGATCTCACGCAAATGTGCAAGCCAATCGATCGACTTGCCGTTAACTAGTCCGGACGAAAGCCGCAAGCCGCGCGTGGCGTTCAAGACGATTCCGTCACGATTCGGCCTCGTGGTCCGCGTCGTGGGCCACCTCCGCCTCGGCTTCTGCGCCCGCCACCACGGAGAGGCGGGTCTTCACGTCGCGCAGCCAGGCGAAGTTGGCCTCCGTCTCCTCTTCCGCCAGGGCGCGTTCGGCGGCCCGGAGTTCGCTATGTAGCGTTCCGGCCTTGCGGTGCAAGATCACGGCCTGCCGGAGCGCGTCCTCCAGCCGCACCGGATCGGCATGCGGATCGAGAACCCAGCGGTCGCCAGGCCGCACCAGCGCAGAGATTCGGCCCGCCGCCGCCGTGAGTCCCGCTCGCTCCAGCCGTGCGTCGAGGAAGGCCGCGTCACCCGCCCCTCCCTCCGCCGCGAGATCGAGCAGCGCGCCGCGCAAGGCGCGCGCATCGGCTCCCTCGAACTCGACCTCCGCCAGCTCCTCGGCCTCGCGGGCCAGCAACTCGGGATGGACCAGGAGGGCCGCGACGATCAAGGCCTCCCGCGAGGACGAGCCGCCGGAGAACAGCGAGGAGCGGGCGAGAAGCGGGCTCGCCCGGGCGGTGAGCCGCGGCGAGACCGGCTGGGGCGGAACGCCGCGACCCCGCGGCACGAAGGGCGCCCGCTCCCGATACGCCCGATCGCCCCCTCCCTCCCGGCGGGCGCCGCCATTGGGGCTCAAGGAGCGCAGCCGGGCCTCGATCTCGTCGCGGTAGTAGCGCTTCAGGGTCTCGTCGCGGATGCCGTTCACGATCTCGCGCAGGCGCTGGGCGAGGCCGGCCCGGCGCTCCGGCGTGTCGACCGGGCTCATCTCGGTCTCGCGCGACCACAGCACGTCGACGAGGGGCCGGGCGCCGTCGAGCACCCGGTCGATGGCGCCCGGGCCCCCGGTGCGCAGGAGGTCGTCCGGGTCCTGGCCCTCCGGCATCAGGGCGAAACGCAGGGACTTGCCGGGCTGGAGCGCCGGCAGGGCGACGTCGAGGGCGCGGTAGGCGGCGCGCCGGCCGGCGCCGTCGCCGTCGAAGCACAGGATCGGCTCGTCGGCCATGC
Protein-coding regions in this window:
- the dnaG gene encoding DNA primase, which codes for MRYPPHLLEEIRSRLPASEVVGRRVRLKKAGREWRGLSPFNAEKSPSFYVNDQKQFYHCFSSGKHGDIFTFVMETEGVSFPEAVERLASEAGVALPAPSEASRESETRRRGALEVMELACTFFEEQLAGRTGARARDYLAGRGLDGEVRRTFRLGYAPPERYALRDHLAARDVPAELMVELNLLTTGDDIKVPFDRFRDRVIFPIRDVRGRVVAFGGRGMSPDAKPKYLNSSETPLFHKGRMLYNHHAARKTAHETGRVIAVEGYVDAIAMTLAGHPEVVASLGTALTEDQLALLWRMADEPILCFDGDGAGRRAAYRALDVALPALQPGKSLRFALMPEGQDPDDLLRTGGPGAIDRVLDGARPLVDVLWSRETEMSPVDTPERRAGLAQRLREIVNGIRDETLKRYYRDEIEARLRSLSPNGGARREGGGDRAYRERAPFVPRGRGVPPQPVSPRLTARASPLLARSSLFSGGSSSREALIVAALLVHPELLAREAEELAEVEFEGADARALRGALLDLAAEGGAGDAAFLDARLERAGLTAAAGRISALVRPGDRWVLDPHADPVRLEDALRQAVILHRKAGTLHSELRAAERALAEEETEANFAWLRDVKTRLSVVAGAEAEAEVAHDADHEAES